In Corynebacterium matruchotii, a single genomic region encodes these proteins:
- a CDS encoding isochorismatase family protein, translating to MAIPQLSPYEIPPLPTNQAAHWQLDPKRAALLIHDMQEYFIAAYDRNANPMSTVLSNIQSIISFADSHGMPVFFSAQPPAQHWSRRGLLNDVWGTGIVTDAQAAIIPELEPAAAHHQVITKWRYSAFERTDLEQALAFTRRNQLIITGVYGHMGCQVTAVDAFMKDIQPFMVGDAIADFSATEHAEAMSWVAKRSGMVISTAEVLSA from the coding sequence ATGGCTATTCCCCAACTCTCCCCCTACGAGATTCCCCCACTGCCCACAAACCAGGCCGCACACTGGCAGCTCGATCCCAAGCGTGCAGCATTATTAATCCACGACATGCAGGAATACTTCATTGCCGCATATGACCGTAATGCGAATCCCATGAGCACGGTTTTATCGAATATTCAATCGATTATTTCATTCGCTGACTCACACGGCATGCCGGTATTTTTCTCCGCGCAACCGCCAGCACAGCACTGGTCACGTCGAGGCCTGCTTAACGACGTGTGGGGCACCGGCATCGTCACGGATGCCCAGGCAGCCATTATCCCAGAGCTAGAGCCCGCAGCCGCACATCACCAGGTAATTACCAAATGGCGATATTCTGCATTCGAACGAACAGACCTGGAACAGGCACTGGCATTCACCCGACGCAACCAGCTTATTATCACCGGAGTGTATGGTCATATGGGATGTCAAGTAACCGCGGTGGATGCCTTCATGAAAGACATTCAGCCCTTCATGGTCGGCGACGCCATTGCGGATTTCTCGGCCACGGAACACGCCGAGGCCATGTCGTGGGTGGCCAAACGCAGCGGCATGGTCATAAGCACCGCGGAGGTACTCAGTGCATAG
- a CDS encoding isochorismate synthase, whose translation MHSFIFTESGLTLTACGVAQEFDRISDANEYLHDGLSLIVGALPFHRTDAPRLFAPREYKFSSEPVTLESPDALPAVASVDFLPPLSVHQQRIEQCIAKIQAGTLDKLVLSRAERFHFTGPVNPEAVLAGYMASAGTGFGYLVELADGEFFIGPSPEVLIKKQGREISSFPLAGTAMRSTDPELDRAIAANLQASEKDLHEHSFVTTGIREALAPLCTQLEIPAIPLVMHTAHTWHLGTPIRGILRPDVDMSALDLAQLLHPTAAVNGHPAQIAAELLAKQEPDRGFYSGAVGWANGRGDGEWRVGIRSALISGDTVTAYAGGGIVADSVAADELQETHTKLGPIRSALGIL comes from the coding sequence GTGCATAGTTTTATCTTCACCGAATCCGGTTTAACCCTGACCGCGTGTGGGGTGGCCCAAGAGTTTGACCGAATTTCTGATGCGAACGAGTATTTGCATGATGGGCTTTCGTTGATAGTGGGGGCGTTACCATTTCATCGCACCGACGCACCCCGACTATTTGCCCCACGGGAATACAAATTCTCGTCAGAACCGGTGACGCTGGAATCACCGGACGCGCTGCCCGCGGTTGCAAGCGTGGATTTCCTCCCGCCGCTGTCTGTGCACCAGCAACGCATTGAGCAGTGCATCGCCAAAATTCAGGCCGGCACCCTGGACAAACTGGTGCTTTCCAGGGCGGAGCGGTTTCATTTCACCGGTCCAGTGAACCCCGAGGCTGTGCTGGCCGGCTACATGGCGAGCGCCGGCACGGGTTTCGGATACCTGGTAGAGCTGGCGGACGGCGAATTCTTTATCGGTCCCAGCCCCGAGGTGTTGATAAAGAAGCAGGGCCGAGAAATCTCATCATTTCCGCTGGCAGGAACCGCCATGCGTAGCACAGACCCGGAATTAGATCGCGCAATCGCCGCCAATTTACAGGCCTCGGAAAAAGACCTACACGAGCATTCGTTTGTGACCACGGGCATCAGGGAAGCACTCGCACCCCTGTGTACGCAACTGGAGATCCCAGCGATTCCGCTGGTGATGCACACCGCCCACACCTGGCATTTGGGCACCCCGATCAGGGGTATTTTGCGGCCGGACGTAGACATGTCGGCCCTGGACTTGGCGCAGCTCCTCCACCCCACGGCCGCGGTCAATGGGCACCCGGCACAGATTGCCGCGGAGCTTTTGGCTAAGCAAGAACCGGATCGTGGGTTCTATTCCGGCGCAGTAGGGTGGGCCAATGGCCGGGGCGATGGCGAATGGCGGGTGGGGATCCGCAGCGCGCTCATCAGCGGAGATACCGTAACCGCCTATGCCGGCGGCGGGATTGTCGCAGACTCCGTGGCGGCGGACGAACTGCAGGAAACCCACACGAAGTTGGGCCCAATCCGCTCCGCACTGGGCATACTGTAG
- a CDS encoding (2,3-dihydroxybenzoyl)adenylate synthase, whose translation MSLYPADFVELYRREGLWLDETFATFFADAANRFSDAEAVVGPDHTGVEHRLTYRELADYSAQAAGVLAAHGVGQGDFVVVQLPNIVEYVVAIGAVFRLGARPVFALPAHRQAELTHFVNQSGAKALITTGVWNGFDHRELARELNITTLVIAEDPQEFSRFTFADWAEAKPVPAAQVDPLDIAFLQVSGGTTGIPKLIPRSHADYLYSVRESARICELTPETRFLVVLPVSHNFTMSSPGILGVLWSGGTIVLCPEPTPSTSFTLVARERITLCALVPPLALAWLAMAPVLHPDLSSLKVLQVGGAKFTPEAAKRIAPELGCRLQQVFGMAEGLVNYTRPDDSEELVIGTQGRPMSPFDEVRVVDDAGNDVPPGERGRLLTRGPYTIRAYWGGVDKESFTEDGFYASGDLVRQLPSGHLIVEGRDKDQINRGGEKISAEEIEDHLISHDLVHDAAIIAVPDRLQGERSYAFVVLTDGARLDATVLRDYLRKRRVADYKIPDYFEFAESFPTTGVGKTNRRELRRIVQEYVSAKTQQQEESTN comes from the coding sequence ATGAGTTTGTACCCGGCCGATTTTGTGGAATTATACCGGCGGGAAGGATTGTGGTTAGACGAGACGTTTGCCACATTTTTTGCCGATGCGGCGAACCGGTTTTCCGACGCCGAGGCGGTGGTAGGACCAGACCATACCGGTGTTGAGCATCGCCTGACCTACCGTGAGCTGGCGGATTATAGCGCGCAGGCTGCCGGAGTCCTGGCCGCACATGGTGTTGGCCAGGGGGATTTCGTGGTGGTACAGCTGCCCAACATCGTGGAATACGTAGTAGCGATCGGGGCGGTGTTCCGCCTGGGGGCGCGTCCGGTGTTTGCGCTCCCCGCACACCGACAGGCAGAGCTCACCCATTTTGTGAACCAGTCGGGGGCGAAAGCGCTCATAACAACCGGCGTGTGGAATGGGTTCGACCATCGGGAATTGGCCCGGGAGCTGAATATCACCACGCTGGTGATCGCGGAGGATCCGCAAGAATTTTCGAGGTTCACATTCGCGGATTGGGCCGAGGCGAAACCGGTACCGGCGGCGCAGGTTGATCCCCTTGATATTGCGTTCTTACAGGTGTCGGGCGGCACGACAGGGATACCAAAGCTCATCCCCCGCAGTCACGCGGACTACCTGTATTCGGTGCGAGAGTCCGCACGAATTTGCGAACTTACCCCGGAGACCAGATTCTTGGTGGTATTGCCGGTCTCCCATAACTTCACCATGAGCTCCCCGGGGATTCTCGGGGTGTTATGGTCGGGCGGCACGATCGTGCTGTGCCCGGAGCCCACGCCGTCGACAAGCTTTACGCTGGTGGCACGGGAACGGATCACGTTGTGCGCGCTGGTTCCACCGCTGGCGTTGGCGTGGCTGGCCATGGCGCCGGTGCTGCACCCCGACCTGAGCAGCCTCAAGGTGTTGCAGGTGGGTGGGGCGAAGTTCACCCCGGAGGCGGCGAAACGCATCGCACCGGAGCTTGGCTGTCGGCTGCAACAGGTGTTTGGCATGGCGGAGGGACTGGTGAATTACACCCGGCCGGACGACAGCGAAGAGCTGGTCATTGGCACGCAGGGCCGACCCATGTCGCCGTTTGACGAGGTACGGGTGGTTGACGATGCGGGCAATGATGTGCCACCTGGTGAGCGCGGCCGGTTGCTCACCCGCGGCCCATACACGATTCGTGCCTATTGGGGCGGGGTGGACAAGGAGTCCTTTACCGAGGACGGGTTTTACGCCAGCGGTGACCTAGTGCGACAGCTACCGTCGGGGCATCTCATCGTTGAGGGTCGGGACAAAGACCAAATCAACCGGGGTGGGGAGAAAATCTCCGCCGAGGAGATCGAGGACCACCTGATTTCCCACGATTTGGTGCATGATGCGGCAATCATTGCGGTGCCGGACCGGCTACAGGGAGAGCGTTCGTATGCGTTTGTGGTGCTCACCGATGGCGCACGGTTGGATGCCACGGTTTTGCGTGACTACCTGCGAAAACGTAGGGTTGCCGACTATAAGATCCCGGATTATTTCGAATTTGCCGAGAGCTTCCCAACTACCGGGGTGGGGAAAACCAATCGCCGGGAATTGCGTCGGATCGTGCAGGAATATGTTTCGGCGAAAACCCAACAGCAAGAAGAATCAACGAATTAA
- a CDS encoding phosphopantetheine-binding protein, whose protein sequence is MTETKIITDVAESLGVAPDTLTPDTNLTDAGLDSLRLIMLVEKWRAEGVTVDFQDILTRATLAEWFELFQS, encoded by the coding sequence ATGACCGAAACAAAAATCATCACAGACGTGGCGGAATCCCTGGGGGTAGCGCCGGATACGCTCACCCCGGACACCAACCTGACGGACGCCGGGCTGGATTCGCTACGGCTCATCATGCTGGTGGAAAAATGGCGTGCGGAGGGCGTGACTGTGGATTTCCAAGACATACTCACCCGGGCGACGCTAGCAGAATGGTTCGAACTGTTTCAAAGCTAA
- a CDS encoding alpha/beta fold hydrolase — MPIFYTDDQLIELISQSNDPSNAWSIIWETITREGTPLVDEDSLRMTFLFDAAAVSDMDVESVHVWINRLTDKERVTQGFMKNIPDTTVWVRTIEVPPSLRAAYCFRINAGEHRPPGHNRYPHRRDPHARNGHLVIDGDYGLSLLQGPDVVEVPESSAWQHVDLAHPSRSITGSISGLPTYLYLPIIPHKDLPLVVLIDADVWFQRLKLDQVLDYLIAQGHMPACAILGIGFTDPAKRRRLLGANNELTALLTGPAVEYAQRQALSAGHTIAHDTVIIAGQSLGGLTSLWAALRHPDRIRSVIASSPSLWWRPEDGCTPADLATINVPWLVEQILTEAPNHSAHSASNTCDMLPPAYLDVGIREGMSVAHMHGLHFAMTSHNWEHKFEVWDGGHDFAWWREALPHRLSQTLRTLPPATVNYQ, encoded by the coding sequence ATGCCTATTTTTTACACCGATGACCAGCTCATTGAGCTAATATCGCAAAGCAATGATCCATCGAATGCGTGGTCGATTATTTGGGAAACCATCACCCGCGAGGGCACACCGTTAGTGGACGAAGATTCCCTGCGGATGACGTTCCTGTTTGATGCGGCAGCCGTATCAGATATGGATGTGGAGTCGGTGCATGTTTGGATTAATCGGCTCACGGACAAGGAACGGGTGACGCAAGGGTTTATGAAGAACATCCCCGATACCACGGTGTGGGTGCGAACGATAGAGGTGCCGCCCAGTCTGCGGGCAGCATATTGTTTTCGGATAAATGCCGGCGAACACCGCCCACCGGGACATAATAGGTATCCGCATCGACGCGACCCCCATGCCCGTAATGGGCATCTGGTGATAGATGGTGACTATGGATTATCCTTGTTGCAAGGCCCGGACGTGGTGGAGGTGCCGGAATCTTCGGCCTGGCAACACGTGGATTTAGCCCATCCAAGCCGGTCGATCACGGGTTCGATTTCTGGGCTGCCCACATACCTGTATTTACCAATCATTCCGCACAAGGATCTGCCCTTGGTGGTCCTGATTGATGCGGATGTGTGGTTCCAACGGTTGAAGCTGGACCAGGTGTTGGACTATCTCATTGCACAGGGACACATGCCCGCGTGTGCCATACTCGGCATCGGTTTTACCGATCCCGCAAAGCGACGCCGACTGTTGGGTGCCAACAATGAGCTGACCGCTTTACTTACCGGTCCCGCCGTGGAATACGCACAGCGGCAAGCACTATCGGCGGGCCATACCATAGCGCACGATACCGTCATTATTGCTGGTCAAAGCCTTGGCGGACTGACCTCCCTGTGGGCGGCATTGCGCCACCCGGACCGAATCCGGTCCGTGATCGCCAGCTCCCCATCGCTGTGGTGGCGCCCGGAGGATGGGTGCACACCGGCCGACCTCGCCACTATTAATGTGCCGTGGCTGGTAGAGCAGATATTGACCGAAGCCCCCAATCATTCCGCGCATTCCGCTTCCAACACCTGCGACATGCTTCCGCCCGCCTATTTGGATGTGGGGATCCGGGAGGGAATGTCGGTCGCACATATGCACGGCCTGCATTTCGCCATGACCAGCCACAATTGGGAACATAAGTTCGAGGTATGGGATGGGGGTCACGACTTTGCCTGGTGGCGAGAGGCCCTGCCACACCGGTTGAGTCAAACCCTGCGCACCTTGCCGCCAGCCACGGTAAATTACCAATAA
- a CDS encoding non-ribosomal peptide synthetase, producing the protein MSPLSPTFTLSPGQRAIWFAQQTNPTSTEYQCAELLTFDTMVDVEVLSQVIANCLETLPVFQAHYAGPHEATAWPHRIAVEHYGTVAGDVQQWAAQRITEVTDPALRGDTLTKHWLGTLPDGRVVWLARFHHITGDGFAINALLSWLGEAYTAHMAGKPLPKNHLTCDYSTISDVEPTQEVADYWAHAEVSAPESIMSAQPADDEMVLASTVISTAERAKLHAIHPVEMETLATVAAFYVSAFSSPDAATVTLGMPLMNRPLGQSQVALTPMVSVLPLVVPVSSEQPMTIPEVAQAFRGLRAHAAIRTDQLRQVLGVTDPHRHVVGPHVNIRPFTPEFQFGSAVARLTTISVGPINDCELVFQSLPDGGLEIIVMARGSNLKLDVHRHANRLAHLIRKIAERGNFDGVSVATTAELAEIAAANDTAHELPARSLPELIEFNRTRTPMDVLALGIWYDSKISSGQGPRGTFAWRTWAQVWAAVDDRVAVLRDLGLGPGHVVAVHLERSEEFLLTVAAAASLGIAWCPIDPDLPPDRKVHMVATSNAAAVVTLTPVADTVVDDATTGITTIDAANWRVTRRAEIPATGDPECAYILFTSGSTGTPKAVGVSQVGIANRLEWMCDYYILGPFDRVLHKTPSSFDVSVWEYLLPFTHGISTAIASPQAHRNPEEILAHLRVGKISVCHFVPSALKAFLTYASYADNQPDLPKLRMVITSGEALDSGVAQRCRALLGVAVHNLYGPTEAAIDVTAHTVTDADRIIPIGAPVWNTRIYVVDRYGQPVPPGVPGTLLIAGCQVALGYVGQPELTAQRFRPDPDYPGEQIYDSGDRALWHGGELYYLGRSDGQVKLRGQRLELGEVESAVATVHGVAQAAVAVKEVGGDKALVAYCVPTPGADPQAIPEEVLTATKAVLPAFMVPSFVLVVPELPMTRNGKLDASALPSPAPQAVSTVADATPAERRVLQAFSEVLGTPVADVDANFFALGGSSLSAVMVAVALDGVHIADVFAHPTARSLAQLIDAPSAGDAGFAEVITLHEHHGGTPVLCFYPAGGLSWSYTTLVRMLADREYPGGVFGFQAPGILDESERATSITDSAARICEHVIGSMGFSRVALVGWSVGGVLAHEVATQLTQRGIKVEHVIVLDAYPATVWRQLPAPDDRRLWQGVLAMAGITADRELTPAEVVAAMRSRGGVFAELPPTALDGIRTMVKHNAYLMRDHHTSHYPGELIHVTAAAELPERDPRLVASAWEPHVGTLTSYHANVRHPGMVSPEVLSQVAAIISGAPTTW; encoded by the coding sequence ATGTCCCCGCTATCCCCCACGTTCACACTCAGCCCTGGCCAACGCGCCATTTGGTTCGCTCAGCAAACCAATCCGACCAGCACGGAATACCAGTGCGCAGAATTACTCACCTTCGACACCATGGTGGATGTGGAGGTATTATCACAGGTCATCGCCAATTGTTTGGAAACGCTGCCGGTGTTTCAGGCGCATTATGCAGGCCCGCACGAGGCAACGGCGTGGCCGCACCGCATCGCGGTGGAGCACTATGGCACGGTTGCGGGGGACGTGCAGCAGTGGGCGGCGCAGCGCATCACCGAGGTGACGGATCCGGCGCTGCGGGGCGACACGTTGACGAAGCACTGGCTAGGGACCCTGCCGGATGGCAGGGTGGTGTGGCTGGCCCGGTTCCATCACATCACCGGGGATGGTTTTGCCATCAATGCCCTATTGTCGTGGTTGGGTGAGGCCTACACTGCGCACATGGCGGGCAAACCCCTGCCCAAAAACCATCTGACCTGTGATTATTCGACCATTTCGGATGTGGAGCCCACACAGGAGGTGGCGGATTATTGGGCTCACGCGGAGGTGTCCGCACCGGAGTCGATCATGTCCGCCCAGCCCGCGGACGACGAAATGGTGCTGGCCAGCACGGTCATATCCACGGCGGAACGGGCAAAGTTGCACGCCATCCACCCCGTGGAGATGGAGACCTTGGCCACGGTGGCTGCATTTTATGTTTCCGCGTTCTCTAGCCCCGATGCGGCGACGGTGACGTTGGGCATGCCGCTCATGAACCGGCCGTTGGGACAGTCGCAGGTGGCGTTGACCCCCATGGTGTCGGTGTTGCCGCTGGTGGTGCCGGTTTCTTCCGAGCAGCCCATGACCATCCCGGAGGTGGCGCAGGCGTTTCGGGGGTTGCGTGCGCACGCGGCGATCCGCACCGACCAGTTACGCCAGGTCCTGGGGGTGACCGATCCCCACCGGCATGTGGTTGGCCCACACGTAAATATTCGCCCGTTTACGCCCGAGTTTCAGTTCGGATCGGCGGTTGCCCGCCTGACAACGATCTCCGTAGGCCCCATCAATGATTGTGAACTGGTGTTCCAATCTTTGCCGGATGGCGGCCTGGAAATCATCGTCATGGCCCGGGGAAGTAATCTGAAGCTCGATGTGCATCGACATGCAAACCGGTTGGCTCACCTGATTCGAAAGATCGCTGAACGGGGAAATTTTGATGGTGTTTCGGTTGCCACGACGGCAGAGCTGGCAGAGATTGCAGCAGCAAATGACACAGCACATGAGCTGCCCGCTCGAAGCCTGCCGGAGCTCATCGAGTTCAATCGAACAAGGACTCCCATGGATGTCCTGGCGTTGGGCATATGGTACGACAGCAAGATCAGTAGTGGCCAGGGCCCGCGGGGCACGTTTGCGTGGCGCACGTGGGCGCAGGTGTGGGCCGCGGTTGATGATCGGGTCGCGGTGCTGCGCGACCTGGGCTTGGGGCCCGGCCATGTGGTGGCGGTGCATCTGGAGCGCAGCGAGGAGTTTCTCCTGACGGTGGCGGCGGCCGCCAGCCTGGGGATTGCCTGGTGTCCCATCGACCCGGACCTGCCCCCGGACCGTAAGGTCCACATGGTGGCAACGAGTAACGCCGCGGCTGTGGTCACGCTCACCCCGGTAGCCGACACGGTTGTGGACGACGCCACCACTGGCATTACCACCATTGATGCCGCGAATTGGCGGGTGACGCGGCGGGCGGAGATTCCTGCGACCGGCGACCCGGAGTGCGCGTATATTCTGTTCACCTCGGGCTCCACGGGCACTCCTAAGGCTGTGGGGGTTTCCCAGGTGGGTATTGCTAACCGGTTGGAATGGATGTGCGATTATTATATCCTCGGGCCGTTTGATCGGGTGCTGCATAAAACCCCAAGTTCGTTCGACGTGTCCGTGTGGGAATATTTGTTACCGTTCACCCATGGCATCTCGACGGCTATCGCATCGCCGCAGGCACACCGCAATCCTGAGGAGATTCTGGCCCACCTGCGCGTGGGGAAAATCAGCGTCTGCCACTTCGTTCCCTCGGCGCTGAAGGCGTTTTTGACCTATGCGTCGTATGCGGATAACCAACCAGATTTGCCGAAATTACGTATGGTTATCACGTCCGGGGAGGCCCTGGATTCGGGAGTGGCCCAACGCTGCCGGGCCTTGTTGGGTGTTGCGGTTCATAATCTTTATGGCCCCACCGAGGCAGCCATTGATGTGACCGCCCACACGGTCACGGACGCGGATCGGATCATTCCCATTGGGGCACCGGTGTGGAATACCCGCATCTATGTGGTGGATCGGTATGGTCAGCCGGTGCCGCCCGGGGTGCCAGGTACGTTGTTGATTGCCGGCTGCCAAGTGGCGTTGGGCTACGTGGGCCAGCCGGAGTTAACGGCGCAGCGGTTCCGTCCAGACCCGGATTATCCCGGCGAACAAATATACGATTCCGGGGATCGGGCGTTGTGGCATGGTGGGGAGTTGTATTACCTGGGCCGGTCGGATGGTCAGGTGAAGCTGCGGGGTCAGCGCCTGGAGTTGGGCGAGGTGGAGTCCGCGGTCGCTACCGTGCATGGTGTGGCGCAGGCGGCCGTTGCCGTGAAGGAGGTGGGTGGCGATAAGGCGCTTGTGGCATATTGCGTTCCCACCCCCGGTGCCGACCCTCAGGCAATTCCCGAGGAGGTCTTGACGGCCACGAAGGCGGTTTTACCTGCGTTTATGGTTCCGAGCTTCGTTCTTGTCGTGCCGGAGCTGCCGATGACTCGCAATGGGAAATTGGATGCCTCAGCGCTCCCCTCCCCCGCCCCGCAGGCGGTTTCTACTGTCGCGGACGCCACCCCTGCCGAGCGTCGGGTGTTGCAGGCGTTCAGCGAGGTGCTGGGCACGCCGGTCGCCGATGTGGATGCGAACTTCTTCGCGTTGGGTGGTAGTTCCCTCAGCGCGGTCATGGTCGCAGTGGCGTTGGATGGGGTTCATATCGCAGATGTGTTCGCGCACCCGACCGCCCGATCCTTGGCCCAGCTTATCGACGCCCCCAGCGCGGGTGACGCCGGCTTCGCGGAGGTCATCACCCTTCACGAGCACCATGGTGGCACCCCGGTGTTGTGCTTCTATCCGGCCGGCGGCTTGAGCTGGTCTTACACCACCCTGGTGCGTATGCTGGCGGATCGGGAGTATCCCGGGGGCGTGTTTGGGTTCCAGGCACCGGGCATTCTTGACGAGTCGGAGCGCGCCACCAGCATCACGGATTCCGCCGCCCGGATTTGCGAACACGTTATCGGTTCCATGGGGTTTTCGCGGGTCGCATTGGTGGGCTGGTCGGTGGGTGGTGTGCTGGCTCATGAGGTGGCCACCCAGTTAACACAACGCGGGATTAAGGTCGAACATGTGATCGTTTTAGATGCTTATCCGGCAACGGTATGGCGGCAGTTGCCCGCCCCGGACGATCGGCGGCTTTGGCAGGGGGTGCTGGCCATGGCGGGGATCACTGCGGATCGTGAGCTCACTCCCGCCGAGGTTGTGGCGGCAATGCGGTCGCGGGGCGGCGTGTTTGCCGAGCTTCCGCCCACCGCCCTGGATGGGATTCGAACCATGGTGAAACATAATGCTTACCTGATGCGGGATCATCACACTTCCCACTATCCGGGTGAGCTGATTCACGTGACCGCGGCGGCGGAACTCCCGGAGCGGGACCCTCGGCTGGTGGCGTCCGCGTGGGAGCCGCACGTTGGTACGCTCACCAGTTATCACGCGAATGTACGGCATCCAGGTATGGTGAGTCCGGAAGTGTTATCCCAGGTGGCCGCCATTATTAGCGGTGCTCCCACAACGTGGTGA
- a CDS encoding ATP-binding protein codes for MPIKPRFATQEIQNLLAHFPVVALHGAPQVGKSVIARDLADRTGGIFVDLDDPDPYAFAYQEPVAFVRQAPGKLLVIDGIHYAPELLDHICGLAEFGGWDGRFLVVDSAGCGVDHDTADIGHVTVHPLSQGEIDEHATPEDFVTWIIARPPVEYPPRSYINRQAVTLRVTRGGMPMALGCATTKSQARWCRNYTRNLCARLRNDVLRRVVALLATTPVTEIVQARLSRELGITEREARVAMMTLRAAGVIIDLPGWHSAANKRSVSAAKSLLLDTGLTAQNVGFSAGEIDIPRSRTYFRQLLEQFVVQQLVTQQTWSATSFRLRHFRTRDGATVGVVVELVDGRVVLIDVTTNTQPAIEDFATMERLRQALGDQVIAGVILHTGMHSRRYRDWQYLLPITTLWEHR; via the coding sequence ATGCCAATAAAACCACGTTTCGCCACCCAAGAAATCCAAAACCTGCTCGCTCATTTCCCGGTGGTGGCACTCCACGGCGCCCCACAGGTGGGCAAAAGCGTTATCGCCCGCGACCTGGCAGATAGAACTGGCGGGATCTTCGTCGACCTTGATGACCCCGACCCCTATGCGTTCGCCTACCAGGAGCCAGTCGCATTCGTCCGGCAGGCCCCCGGCAAGTTGCTGGTGATTGATGGCATCCACTACGCGCCCGAACTGCTGGACCATATATGTGGCCTGGCGGAATTCGGCGGTTGGGATGGGCGCTTCCTCGTGGTCGATTCTGCCGGCTGCGGTGTCGACCACGATACTGCGGACATCGGTCACGTGACGGTTCATCCACTCAGTCAGGGCGAAATCGACGAGCATGCCACACCGGAAGACTTCGTCACCTGGATCATTGCTCGGCCACCGGTGGAATACCCGCCGAGAAGCTACATTAATAGGCAGGCCGTGACGCTGCGGGTGACCCGCGGCGGCATGCCCATGGCCCTGGGGTGCGCCACCACGAAAAGCCAGGCCCGCTGGTGCCGAAACTACACCCGCAACCTGTGCGCCCGACTGCGAAATGACGTGCTCCGGCGGGTTGTAGCCCTGCTTGCCACCACACCCGTCACCGAGATCGTGCAAGCGCGACTTTCCCGGGAATTGGGCATTACCGAACGTGAAGCTCGGGTCGCCATGATGACCCTGCGGGCCGCTGGCGTCATTATCGACCTCCCTGGCTGGCACAGTGCTGCGAATAAACGTTCGGTAAGCGCAGCGAAAAGCCTCCTGCTAGACACCGGACTCACCGCCCAAAACGTGGGCTTTAGCGCCGGAGAGATCGACATACCCCGCAGTAGAACATATTTTCGTCAGCTATTGGAGCAGTTTGTCGTCCAACAACTGGTTACGCAGCAAACCTGGAGCGCGACATCGTTTCGGCTGAGACATTTTCGCACCCGCGATGGCGCTACCGTTGGCGTCGTGGTTGAGCTTGTCGATGGCCGGGTCGTCCTCATCGACGTCACCACCAACACCCAACCCGCCATCGAAGACTTTGCCACCATGGAACGCCTGCGGCAGGCGCTAGGCGATCAAGTCATTGCCGGTGTCATTCTCCACACCGGCATGCACTCACGACGCTACCGTGATTGGCAGTATCTTTTGCCCATCACCACGTTGTGGGAGCACCGCTAA
- a CDS encoding SemiSWEET family transporter has product MNEKQAQTLGWIATAMSVMMYVSYIPQIMSNLSGHKGDFIQPSVAAVNCTLWVIYGLFKKQRDLPLAAANMPGIVFGLIAASTALL; this is encoded by the coding sequence ATGAACGAAAAGCAAGCGCAGACCCTCGGGTGGATTGCGACTGCAATGTCAGTGATGATGTACGTGTCGTACATTCCACAAATCATGAGCAACCTGAGTGGGCACAAGGGTGATTTTATTCAGCCATCTGTGGCCGCGGTGAACTGTACCTTATGGGTGATCTATGGTTTGTTCAAAAAACAGCGTGACTTGCCTCTGGCTGCGGCCAACATGCCGGGGATCGTCTTTGGCCTGATTGCCGCATCAACCGCACTCCTGTAG
- the rpsQ gene encoding 30S ribosomal protein S17 — protein sequence MSEANVNKKTKGSRKVRTGYVVSDKMQKTIVVELEDRKQHALYGKTIRTNSKVKVHDENEIAGIGDLVRIEETRPLSKDKHFRLVEIVEKAR from the coding sequence ATGAGTGAGGCAAACGTGAACAAGAAGACCAAGGGCTCCCGCAAGGTTCGCACCGGTTATGTGGTGTCGGACAAGATGCAGAAAACCATCGTTGTGGAGCTGGAAGACCGGAAACAGCACGCACTATATGGTAAGACCATCCGCACCAACTCCAAGGTGAAGGTGCACGATGAGAACGAGATTGCCGGTATTGGCGACCTGGTTCGCATCGAGGAAACCCGGCCGCTGTCGAAGGACAAGCATTTCCGGCTCGTCGAAATCGTCGAGAAGGCCCGGTAA
- the rpmC gene encoding 50S ribosomal protein L29, which translates to MANGTPAHELRELSAKELENRLAEAKEELFNLRFQAATGQLTNNRRLRTVKHDIARIYTVIRERELGLSVVPGAEA; encoded by the coding sequence ATGGCTAACGGTACCCCCGCACACGAGTTGCGCGAACTGAGCGCTAAGGAGCTTGAAAACCGCCTGGCCGAGGCCAAGGAAGAGCTGTTTAACCTGCGCTTCCAGGCCGCCACCGGCCAGTTGACCAACAACCGTCGCCTGCGCACGGTCAAGCACGACATTGCCCGTATCTACACGGTTATTCGTGAGCGCGAGCTGGGCTTGTCTGTGGTTCCGGGAGCTGAGGCTTAA